The window CCATTCTCATTTGCATTGTTATACATTCAAAAATACATTAGATTATAGGGgagtaatcaattgctaacttatcatttaattgctaactacaactaatttaaggctacatgattttaaaaaacgtgtggtctacaatttgtcacgtgtaattttcgttttttattaattaaatcgatttttttatagattatatatattgaattatttcattatactGTATTTGTTATACAGAAGTTATTATTTGCAAATCAGTTATTTTCATGACAAATGTCATTTGTACtattacaaattcaaaaacacaCTTCGTTATAGAATCATAATCATATGAACTTCATCCgtcctaaaaaaatagaaaaatttataaatgatacaagttttaatgtgtaattagtaaagtaggaagaagagatggaaaattaagagagagagggaaactATCAAAATATAGTAGAAGTAATATTAGTAGATTGTGAGGTCTATATTGTTAGTTgtatgtaattgattttgaatttttcatatttagacttagtctaattttaggggaagaaaaaaatgataaaactagtcaattttttttataagatgGATGAAGTATAATGCAAGTTAACAAAGATAGTTATTACATTTTTCGTGCAAATTTATGTATGTgaacaaatataattatattaggaCTGTgatagtttttttatataaaactattgttaatttaatacattagcctgtgtacgaaaaatacaaaaattctagatttttttttcaaattttgaggtcggaacatatgcatgtagtatatcgttggaatccttataaaattatctttaatttgatatatgttatatgaatttaaagttttgggatttcttttaaaagttagttataactaacttgacattaatacccctattgatttttattggaattaatcctatagccttattgacgttttttgttgatcgtattgatattttgtggttaatgatttaggcctttaatttgaatatctaatggctattattgagttgtagttagtaATTAAACATTGAGTTgacaatataacactccccatagattatatatattgaattatttcattatactGTATTTGTTATACAGAAGTTATTATTTGCAAATCAGTTATTTTCATGACAAATGTCATTTGTACtattacaaattcaaaaacacaCTTCGTTATAGAATCATAATCATATGAACTTCATCCgtcctaaaaaaatagaaaaatttataaatgatacaagttttaatgtgtaattagtaaagtaggaagaagagatggaaaattaagagagagagggaaactATCAAAATATAGTAGAAGTAATATTAGTAGATTGTGAGGTCTATATTGTTAGTTgtatgtaattgattttgaatttttcatatttagacttagtctaattttaggggaagaaaaaaatgataaaactagtcaattttttttataagatgGATGAAGTATAATGCAAGTTAACAAAGATAGTTATTACATTTTTCGTGCAAATTTATGTATGTgaacaaatataattatattaggaCTGTgatagtttttttatataaaactattgttaatttgatatatagtccgtgaaaaataatttggaccaaaacatattccactaactcattcctacttacattttattataaaactaatactttaaaagtaggactcacgtccaccaactttttcaactcactttccattacattttttaaaattcgtgtcgggtcaaagtgtgtcaatatTTGGGGGACGAAGGTAGTATTTCTTTCGTGATACTTTTGGATTGTCAACCgtcaatataaaataacatgtgtaattacatataaaaaattcacattATTATAACTTTGAATCGACTTCATTACAAATTTTGGATCGACGTTAcatcattataatttataagtcAAACTGCAGATTTACCATGACAACTCATGAGCAAAAGATGATAAGTACTAATCTTACATGTTTATTAATTACCTTCTAATCTATTTGGCATGTGGCGTCATTTAGTGTGTTAGATTAGAAAAATATGTAATACTAATatgttaattttgtattacaattatataaagAGATATTACATAAACTACACAAACCTATATTACAAAATAGTATAATTGTTGGATTTAGGCTTTATCaactttgttatttttgtaaGAGTTTCGCATCTTGGCTATTAAACACCATGTTCATAGGATTATTagaatttttacaaataaatatcTTAATTCGCCTCTTTCTTTCACTATTTATGAACccatatcattttaaatttttaatcatatcCTCATTTAAGAAATAACATTCACGACCCACCAACAAATTTCATAACTATCTAagctttcattttttcatttcttattttatgttatttattatatatatatatattaattaaatttaattgctaataaaaatctaaatataggagtaataattaaaaaccaaaaaattgaaaaatactaaCAAGATAATAGACAAAAAAATCCTATAgcaaaatttttgttaaaaatgttTTGTTGGGCCCTCACCAAAGGTTACACTGGATACACAAAAAGTATGCATTACATTAACCTATacgaaaattttaatttttcacaaTCCAATACAGTCCACCTCAGCCCATTCACTAAATGGGTATAGGATGTGTTGGATCTAGAAAGAAACCTCTTGTTTCGTTGGTGGACATGGGCCAGGCCCCAACAATattgcaaatatataaatttaaatacaatatGCCTTTTAGAGTGAGAAATTAGATTGTGTATGCATAatgtattcattttctttgtaaGGTTTGAATCATATAATAGTTAATCTCTACGTAGATTATCAACCAAACATGGTTGTCAGGATTATGTTTGgaaaagtaatctgattccttaaattttaaatttctgtgtttgtttcagtttttaattaaactgggaaagtaatcagaatccgagaacaaagaaagttagtacaactttccaggattctgaatcataacttttcttaggtattcttttttccagttttaggattcttacatatttaagcaatatagtatagttttaataataataataataacagtTACTacaatgtttaaaaaataatttaaaattataaatcatacttaatttcattataataaatactattaattaaaattatcataattatatttatattttataataattcataatagtaataataatttattaaataattaaaatataattatataatataaatcttataataaataataactattagtatattttataaattaataattaatcaataaagtcatagtgcaattttaatttataaaatttatttaattataatattcataaatattataattataatataataaatgagtattataatactccatgtaactataattatattattatatattacgatggataatccatatttaaactatccatcataataataattataattatataattattattatatgtaattaataatttatttaaaattttataatattattcttttttataaataaaaaaataataagtatgtttttagtttggttaaattaaatataaatttaaaattttgataggATTTTTAAACAAATGAAAGTAATGTTAataggaatcatattcctgTGATTCATTTTCCTAGAAATCGTTGtccttgccaactttactttccgCCAACTAAACATGGCCGAAGGGTCAAATTTTGCCATTAAATAggattcataattttcatacAGATGATAAAGTCTTCAATGATTCAATAATGACTAATCACGCTTTAATAAGAGTATAGGactataaatttgtaatttattaaaatttttaattatttatgacaaatttatcaatataatattactaatatttatgtttatcAAAGTAATTGCTCGTTCGTGATACTTATCaagttttaataataaatcaaagtaaGAACATTCTTGTACATGATGATCAATTTCAACTTTGTTGGccaatagtaataaaatatcaatttcaagggtttttataaagaaaaatgactctattgtATGCTTCAGTTTCAGccttaaaaattgatttacttagaaataggaaaaataaaaaggatagtagtagtacaagtCAAGCAAAGAGTTCAAATCCATTGGAAATTGAATTCTCATCTCCCTCACTTTTACTTGGAAGGAGGAGAATTGGCAGATGAGATTGATGATGCAGATATGTGCCGATGTCCCGTTGGTTCTTCACTCGGCTGGAGGAGGTTGCCGGCAGCCGGAGGTGAAGCACTGCGGCCATTTTTTCGACACCAAATGTTTTCTATCTCCTGGATTCACCAGAGTAAGCTCTCTAAGCATTTTGTTCCATTTGAGTGGCTGCGTATGTTTTCTGATTGTTTAGATGATTatgaagtttttatttttcgtttttGGTTTGTGAATAGCTGCCTGAAGCTTGGCTTTATTAATTCCCCCAATAAGCTTAGGGCTAATTGTTACATTACTGCGCGGTTTGGGGAGGAACTTGTTGGATTGAGATTACGGcaatttgatttcaattgGTTTGATGCTGACTTTTTTCGTGACTTTTCTAGTTCTAAGCTCTATCAATCTGGTTGTTTTGTTTCTATTATAGCAAGatttgctttaatttctctttcaGTTAGATTTGAGGGGATAGGGAGAAAACAAATTGACATTGCGTATCAAACTTTTTTCAAACATTCACCATTGCAGTTAAAAGGTTTGAGAAATGTAAGGTGGACAATGATACATAGCAGGACAACTGCAATAGTAGATGTGGAAGAGATTCTGCAATTACACAATCATAGCCTATGTTCATTTAAGACCAACTTCTCAAAGTCTTCTATGCAGTACTGATGATTCTAATCTTATGTATCTTTAACAAATGAAAGACTATGATATCAAACCTGTACTTCAGTTGGTCGCATTAAAAATTGTCTTACACTGTCAAGACTAACATAATACTACTAGATtagatttttgttgattattatGGCACTTCTGATTAGATGTTTAAATATGCAGTTGTATAGCTTCAGGTCTGCAAGAGTATTGTTATATGTATGCATGCTGTTCATCTGTGAAATTTTGaaggatttattttttctgaCTGATATTCATGGTTTAGAAAAGCACGTTTTCAAATCAAAAGCTAGAGGTTGGGCCATCGAAGTTGAGAACTAGAAGCTTTATGACGAGAGCCTCTGGTAACTCCAGTGGTGATTTGACTCCAATGGCACCTCTTCAGCTTGAGTCTCCAATTGGCCAGCTTTTGGCTCAAATCCTGCAAACCCATCCTCATCTTCTTGTAGCTACTGCTGAACAGCAGCTTGAAAGTCTTcagaaagagagagatgacCAGAAGGAGGAAGCTGCACCATCATCTACAGATCTCTTCCTCTATAAGTAAGtcatcattttatatattccatTATGTGTATTCAGTTTTTCAGTAAAGCACTTATCACTATCAGTATGGAATTCTACCCAGGCATTAAATTATGTCTGAGGTTTCATATAAGGTTCTGGCTACACTCTACAGGGCATACAGCTTCTCTTTTCCAAAACTAAGTTTTGCTATTTCTTTagagaaatttataaaatagcTGTTCTGCTCTAGTTTAATTGTCACTAAGCTGTTCCTCTATAAGTAAGTcatctttttaatatattccATTATGTGAATTCAGTTTTTCAGTTAATCACAATCAGTATGGAATTCTACCCAGGCATTAAATTATGTCTGAGGTTTCATATAATGTTTTGGCTGGGTATAAGGCCTCTCTTTTCCGAAACTAGGCTTTGCTATCACTTTCGAGAAACTTATAAAATAGCTGTTCTGCTCTAGTTTTATCTTTCACAGATGTGTTACATGCAGTGTTCTATATTAACGAAGGGTTGCTGTCTTACTACTGCTAATGGGAAGAATTAGCAACTGAAATAATTCTCTTACTTAAAACATTGAAAACATATACTCCTACCATTTAGTTCCACCAGAATTTAGAAGATGGGAATTTCTGATTATAgaaattctctattttttgACACAGATTCTCTATTCCTGAATTACTTCTTTAGTGCTTGTATGGTGAATCTGGTGGCTGCACTATAAAGTGAAGTTATTGCACTACCAAGTGGCCATGATAAGTAATGTTGTCTTTCATGGAAGATACTTTTTAGGTTTTaagtaaaaatgttaaaattccACACCATAGGTACAATCTTGATGTATTCCTGCCATAGTGGAAAACCTAAATGCTAATGTCTTGAAAGTTACTTAGAATTTGAATATTGGTACATATATGTACCGGTTCAACTTGTTTTCCTAGACCCATTGGTGaattagatgttttataaatatgacCGTAGCTGGATgaacaatttataaaatgtcaagAGTTGCGCTCACTGAAAATGCAATTAGCTCAAGTAGATTTTAAAGCCCATATGTCATACATTAAAGTTAGCCTCTAATACAATGGAAATGCAGGAACAAGTGCACTTATGGGTGCTTGTTCTTAAGGATATTGCATACTCATGTGATATATCAGCTGTTTGCTAACACTATCATCCTAATTTGATCTCCTTTCAAGAgtcttattcatttattagtTGTTTCAAAGTTACTCTCCAGATTCCACTGCATGGAACTGATTAGTTGATCGATGCTTGTTTGTTGGTTCTGACCAATATTTGTCATAATTCAGGAGAATTGCTGAagtgaaagagaaagagaggagaaAGACAGTGGAGGAGATTATATATTGCTTGATTGTGCAAAGATTTGTggaaaataatataacaatGATTCCTAAAATATCGACAACATCTGATCCTGCTGAAAGGGTTGACTTTTGGCCAAACCAAGAGCTGAAGCTGGAATCTGTGCACTCTCCCGAGGCTTATGAGATGATTTTAGGCCATCTCTCTCTGGTCCTCGGGGAGCGATCTGTTGGGCCCTTGGATACCATCGTGCAGATTAGTAAAATAAAGCTTGGTAAGCTTTATGCTGCTTCAATCATGTATGGGTATTTCCTTAGAAGAGTTGATGAAAGGTATCAACTCGAAAGATCTATGAACACGCTTCCTGAAGGTTTTGGTGATGAAGAGATAATAACATATCCAGAGCCGATATCAGAAAAGCAACTATGGGATTCTGATTCTTTGATACGGATATATCCTGACGAAGATGGGGGAGGTATAGTGGACTCTAGAAACGAAGAGAAACCGTATAAATTAAGATCATATGTTATGTATTTGGATGCAGAGACGCTTCAGCGATATGCAACCATAAGATCTAAAGAAGCAGTATCTTTGATCGAGAAGCAGACGCAGGCCTTGTTTGGTAGGCCTGAAATTAGAGTCGCGGAAGATGGCGCCTTAGATGCATCTAATGATGAAGTCGTTTCTCTAACATTTTCTGGACTTACAATGCTGGTGTTGGAGGCAGTTGCATTTGGATCATTTTTATGGGACGCAGAAAATTATGTTGAGTCCAAGTATCCATTTATCAATAGCTAGAATGTATTACTTCAGATTCACTCTTTCAGCTTTTGTAAATTCTTTAAACTATACCGTAGCTCGATTTATTGAACTTTTTGCCCACACAACTTGACTTTATTGTAGTGTTGATAACAGAGCTTTCTATCATTAAAGAACATTTATTCTGTATTGATAATGAGCATATTACATAGTATTGCTTAAACTTGGAATGAATttccaaacaaaaaatttattgaaacaaCAGGGAAATttcaagaaaggaaaaaaaggtaCTTATAATTTAGTGAAGGTTTCTTCTTCCACCATCACTAATATTGAGGAACTGTAAATGATTTCTCATTTCCTCAATGACTCCAGGATGTACTCAGCATAAAGGTCCCTGCAATCAACAAACAAGAATTATATATCTTCAAATGTCACCACACTAGATATGTACtat is drawn from Salvia hispanica cultivar TCC Black 2014 chromosome 6, UniMelb_Shisp_WGS_1.0, whole genome shotgun sequence and contains these coding sequences:
- the LOC125193100 gene encoding UV-B-induced protein At3g17800, chloroplastic-like, whose product is MRLMMQICADVPLVLHSAGGGCRQPEVKHCGHFFDTKCFLSPGFTRKSTFSNQKLEVGPSKLRTRSFMTRASGNSSGDLTPMAPLQLESPIGQLLAQILQTHPHLLVATAEQQLESLQKERDDQKEEAAPSSTDLFLYKRIAEVKEKERRKTVEEIIYCLIVQRFVENNITMIPKISTTSDPAERVDFWPNQELKLESVHSPEAYEMILGHLSLVLGERSVGPLDTIVQISKIKLGKLYAASIMYGYFLRRVDERYQLERSMNTLPEGFGDEEIITYPEPISEKQLWDSDSLIRIYPDEDGGGIVDSRNEEKPYKLRSYVMYLDAETLQRYATIRSKEAVSLIEKQTQALFGRPEIRVAEDGALDASNDEVVSLTFSGLTMLVLEAVAFGSFLWDAENYVESKYPFINS